Proteins found in one Candidatus Latescibacterota bacterium genomic segment:
- a CDS encoding cell division protein ZapA — MTEKNTEKVEIFGQEYKIKGVGDPHYIHMIAGYVDQKMREIAHSSGIMSQSRIAILAALNIADELHQEREDRDNIQEELSRRASQLGDLIEDKIGAGS, encoded by the coding sequence ATGACCGAAAAGAACACAGAGAAAGTGGAGATTTTTGGTCAGGAGTATAAAATAAAAGGTGTCGGTGATCCTCACTATATTCACATGATCGCCGGCTATGTTGACCAGAAGATGAGGGAGATTGCCCATTCGAGTGGAATAATGTCTCAATCACGAATCGCAATATTAGCTGCTCTAAATATCGCCGACGAGTTGCATCAGGAAAGGGAAGACAGGGATAATATTCAGGAAGAACTCAGTAGGCGCGCTAGTCAGTTGGGCGACCTCATTGAAGACAAGATTGGTGCAGGAAGTTAA